A genome region from Camelina sativa cultivar DH55 chromosome 10, Cs, whole genome shotgun sequence includes the following:
- the LOC104718955 gene encoding early light-induced protein 2, chloroplastic-like isoform X2 yields the protein MATASFNMQSVFAAPSGGLSSCNIRNTKQLFFKRNAPVGVRCMAQGDPIKENPSVPSTSTSQSQMPPSPPPVSKPKVSTKFGDLLAFSGPAPERINGRLAMVGFVAAIAVELSKGENVFAQISDGGVGWFLGTTALLTVASMVPLFKGIRAEAKSKGLMTSDAELWNGRFAMLGLVALAFTEFVTGGTLV from the exons ATGGCAACGGCGTCGTTCAAC ATGCAGTCAGTGTTTGCCGCTCCTTCCGGTGGATTGAGTTCATGCAACATCAGAAACACAAAGCAACTCTTCTTCAAGAGGAATGCTCCGGTTGGAGTCAGGTGCATGGCTCAGGGTGATCCTATCAAGGAAAACCCTTCCGTGCCCTCGACCTCAACTTCTCAATCGCAAATGCCACCATCTCCTCCTCCAGTTAGCAAGCCTAAG gTGAGTACCAAGTTTGGAGATTTACTAGCATTCAGCGGTCCAGCGCCCGAGAGGATTAACGGGAGACTAGCCATGGTTGGATTCGTGGCTGCCATCGCGGTGGAGCTTTCAAAGGGAGAGAACGTGTTCGCTCAGATCTCCGACGGTGGCGTCGGGTGGTTTCTTGGAACAACGGCGTTGCTGACGGTGGCATCGATGGTTCCCTTGTTCAAAGGAATAAGGGCGGAGGCAAAATCAAAAGGGCTCATGACGTCAGACGCTGAGCTATGGAACGGTCGTTTCGCGATGCTCGGCCTAGTTGCCTTGGCCTTCACTGAGTTCGTAACGGGTGGGACTCTCGTCTAA
- the LOC104718957 gene encoding early light-induced protein 2, chloroplastic — protein MATASFNMQSVLAAPSGGLISRNIRNTNQLFFKRNAPVGVRCMAQGDPIKEDPSVPSTSTSAAQPQMPPSPPPPVSKPKVSTKFGDLLAFSGPAPERINGRLAMVGFVAAIAVELSKGENVFAQISDGGVGWFLGTTALLTLASMVPLFKGIRAEAKSKGFMTSDAELWNGRFAMLGLVALAFTEYVTGGTLV, from the exons ATGGCAACGGCGTCGTTCAACATGCAGTCAGTGCTCGCCGCTCCTTCCGGTGGATTGATTTCACGCAACATCAGAAACACAAACCAACTCTTCTTCAAGAGGAATGCTCCAGTTGGAGTCAGGTGCATGGCTCAGGGTGATCCTATCAAGGAAGATCCTTCTGTGCCCTCGACCTCGACCTCGGCCGCTCAACCGCAAATGCCaccgtctcctcctccaccagtTAGCAAGCCTAag gtGAGTACGAAGTTTGGAGATTTGCTAGCATTCAGCGGTCCAGCTCCCGAGAGGATCAACGGAAGACTAGCCATGGTTGGATTCGTGGCTGCCATCGCGGTGGAATTGTCAAAGGGAGAGAACGTGTTCGCTCAGATCTCCGACGGTGGCGTCGGGTGGTTTCTTGGAACAACGGCGTTGCTGACGTTGGCATCGATGGTCCCATTGTTCAAAGGAATAAGAGCGGAAGCAAAGTCAAAAGGGTTCATGACGTCAGACGCTGAGCTATGGAACGGTCGTTTCGCGATGCTCGGCTTAGTTGCTTTGGCCTTCACTGAGTACGTCACTGGTGGGACTCTCGTCTAA
- the LOC104718955 gene encoding early light-induced protein 2, chloroplastic-like isoform X1, whose protein sequence is MATASFNMQSVFAAPSGGLSSRNIRNTNQLFFKRNAPVGVRCMAQGDPIKEDSSVPSTSTSAAQPQMPPSPPPVSKPKVSTKFGDLLAFSGPAPERINGRLAMVGFVAAIAVELSKGENVFAQISDGGVGWFLGTTALLTVASMVPLFKGIRAEAKSKGLMTSDAELWNGRFAMLGLVALAFTEFVTGGTLV, encoded by the exons ATGGCAACGGCGTCGTTCAACATGCAGTCAGTGTTCGCCGCTCCTTCCGGTGGATTGAGTTCACGCAACATCAGAAACACAAACCAACTCTTCTTCAAGAGGAATGCTCCGGTTGGAGTCAGGTGCATGGCTCAGGGTGATCCTATCAAGGAAGACTCTTCCGTGCCTTCGACCTCGACCTCGGCCGCTCAACCGCAAATGCCACCATCCCCTCCTCCAGTTAGCAAGCCTAAG gTGAGTACCAAGTTTGGAGATTTACTAGCATTCAGCGGTCCAGCGCCCGAGAGGATTAACGGGAGACTAGCCATGGTTGGATTCGTGGCTGCCATCGCGGTGGAGCTTTCAAAGGGAGAGAACGTGTTCGCTCAGATCTCCGACGGTGGCGTCGGGTGGTTTCTTGGAACAACGGCGTTGCTGACGGTGGCATCGATGGTTCCCTTGTTCAAAGGAATAAGGGCGGAGGCAAAATCAAAAGGGCTCATGACGTCAGACGCTGAGCTATGGAACGGTCGTTTCGCGATGCTCGGCCTAGTTGCCTTGGCCTTCACTGAGTTCGTAACGGGTGGGACTCTCGTCTAA